The following are encoded in a window of Geobacter metallireducens GS-15 genomic DNA:
- the purL gene encoding phosphoribosylformylglycinamidine synthase subunit PurL, with protein MARRIEIALKEGVRDARGERIKREIEHFLHLPVEAVRTIDVYTVDAKLSEEELVKAASEPFCDPVIQVWSIDRPLAAGFDFLVEVGYRPGVTDNVGRTGREAIEYITGRPMEAGEGVYTSVQYLLSGKLSRADVERIARDLLGNALIQRFVVLDRAEFAAQGGVPVSVPKVQGETKAQVRDIDLEVSDDELLRISKDGVLALTLEEMKIIQAHYRDPKVQEERRKQGLGVRPTDVELECLAQTWSEHCKHKIFAGTVHYEDEQGNRQEIKSLFKSFIQRTTKDVREKLGDSDFCLSVFKDNAGVIRFNDDWSLVFKVETHNSPSALDPYGGALTGIVGVNRDPFGTGKGAKLIFNTDVFCFADPFYDKPLPSRLLHPRRIYEGVVEGVEHGGNKSGIPTVNGSLVFDERFAGKPLVFCGTAGIMPATLNGELGHEKAIKPGDLIVMTGGRIGKDGIHGATFSSEELNENSPVTAVQIGDPITQKRMFDFLIRARDKGLYRFITDNGAGGLSSSIGEMSGECGGCRMDLEKAPLKYPGLDPWEILISEAQERMSLAVPPEQIDEFLAMAKRFNVEATVLGEFTDSGYFHILYGDRTVAWLPMEFMHEGLPPMQLPAKWVPPRHAEPTLQVKGDYTADLKALLGSLNICSKESVVRRYDHEVQGGSVVKPFTGVANDGPSDAAVVRPILDSFEGVVVAHGICPRYSDIDTYHMTANAIDEALRNYVAVGGALDLVAGLDNFCWCDPVRSEKTPDGEYKMAQLVRANQALYDVCLAYNLPLISGKDSMKNDFYDGATKISIPPTILFSVIGKIEDARRSVTMDAKRPGDVVYLLGRTGNELGGSEYLALQGVIGNNVPTVNPEKALKRYNALHTAITGGLVASCHDLSDGGLAVALAEKAFAGGYGISADLGKVLWTGDDAMRNDAALLFSESASRHLVTVRPGNRDAFEAIMAGNCFSAIGVVTEEGAVRITGLSGQAVVEASIDELKEAWQSPLREL; from the coding sequence ATGGCGAGACGAATTGAGATTGCCCTCAAGGAAGGCGTCCGTGACGCCCGTGGCGAGCGGATCAAACGCGAGATCGAGCATTTTCTCCATCTGCCGGTGGAAGCGGTGCGGACCATCGACGTCTACACCGTTGATGCGAAGCTTTCCGAGGAGGAGCTTGTCAAGGCCGCCTCGGAGCCCTTCTGCGACCCGGTCATCCAGGTCTGGAGCATCGACCGTCCCCTGGCTGCCGGTTTCGATTTTCTCGTGGAGGTGGGATACCGTCCCGGGGTTACCGACAACGTGGGGCGCACCGGCCGGGAAGCAATCGAGTACATCACCGGCCGGCCCATGGAGGCGGGGGAGGGGGTCTACACCTCGGTCCAGTACCTTCTGAGCGGGAAACTCTCCCGTGCCGACGTGGAGCGGATCGCCCGGGACCTCCTCGGCAACGCCCTTATCCAGCGCTTCGTGGTTCTGGACAGGGCCGAGTTCGCGGCCCAGGGGGGAGTGCCGGTTTCGGTCCCCAAAGTTCAGGGCGAAACCAAAGCCCAGGTCAGGGATATCGACCTGGAGGTTTCCGACGATGAGCTGCTGCGTATCAGCAAGGACGGGGTTCTGGCCCTGACCCTGGAGGAGATGAAGATCATCCAGGCCCACTACCGGGATCCGAAGGTGCAGGAGGAGCGCCGGAAGCAGGGTCTCGGCGTTAGACCGACCGACGTGGAACTGGAGTGCCTGGCCCAGACCTGGTCCGAACACTGCAAACACAAGATCTTCGCCGGCACGGTTCACTACGAGGATGAGCAGGGGAACCGGCAGGAGATCAAGTCCCTCTTTAAGTCGTTCATCCAGCGCACCACAAAGGACGTGCGGGAAAAGCTGGGCGACAGCGACTTTTGCCTCTCGGTCTTCAAGGACAACGCCGGGGTCATTCGGTTCAACGACGACTGGTCCTTGGTCTTCAAGGTGGAGACCCACAACTCTCCATCAGCCCTCGACCCCTACGGCGGGGCTCTCACCGGCATCGTCGGCGTGAACAGGGATCCCTTCGGCACCGGCAAAGGTGCCAAGCTCATCTTCAACACGGACGTTTTCTGCTTCGCCGATCCCTTCTACGATAAGCCCTTGCCGTCGCGGCTCCTGCATCCCCGGCGCATCTACGAAGGGGTCGTGGAGGGAGTCGAGCACGGTGGCAACAAGAGCGGCATCCCCACGGTGAACGGCTCTCTCGTTTTTGACGAGCGATTTGCCGGCAAGCCCCTGGTTTTCTGCGGCACGGCCGGGATCATGCCGGCCACCCTGAACGGCGAGTTGGGCCACGAGAAAGCAATCAAGCCGGGTGACCTGATCGTCATGACCGGCGGCCGCATCGGCAAGGACGGCATCCACGGCGCCACCTTCTCCTCCGAGGAGCTGAACGAGAATTCTCCGGTTACGGCGGTCCAGATCGGCGACCCCATCACCCAGAAGCGGATGTTCGATTTCCTCATCCGTGCCCGGGACAAGGGGCTCTACCGATTTATCACCGACAACGGCGCCGGCGGGCTCTCCTCATCCATCGGGGAAATGTCGGGCGAGTGCGGCGGCTGCCGGATGGACCTGGAAAAGGCCCCCCTCAAGTATCCGGGGCTTGATCCGTGGGAGATCCTCATCTCCGAAGCTCAGGAGCGGATGAGCCTTGCGGTGCCCCCCGAGCAGATCGACGAGTTTCTGGCCATGGCGAAGCGCTTCAACGTCGAGGCGACGGTATTGGGTGAGTTCACCGACAGCGGCTACTTCCATATCCTCTACGGTGACCGCACCGTGGCCTGGCTCCCCATGGAGTTCATGCACGAGGGGCTTCCCCCCATGCAGCTTCCGGCCAAATGGGTGCCACCTCGCCATGCCGAACCGACCCTTCAGGTGAAAGGTGATTACACCGCGGACCTGAAGGCGCTCCTCGGTTCCCTCAACATCTGCTCCAAGGAGTCGGTGGTGCGCCGTTACGACCATGAGGTGCAGGGGGGAAGCGTCGTGAAGCCCTTCACTGGCGTGGCCAACGACGGCCCCTCCGATGCCGCGGTGGTCCGCCCAATCCTCGACTCCTTCGAGGGGGTGGTGGTTGCCCACGGCATCTGTCCCCGCTACTCGGACATCGACACCTACCACATGACCGCCAACGCCATTGACGAAGCCCTGCGCAACTACGTGGCCGTGGGTGGCGCCCTGGATCTCGTGGCGGGGCTCGATAACTTCTGCTGGTGCGATCCGGTGAGGTCGGAAAAGACTCCCGACGGCGAGTACAAGATGGCCCAACTGGTGCGGGCGAACCAGGCCCTCTACGACGTCTGCCTCGCCTACAACCTGCCGCTCATCTCGGGCAAGGACTCCATGAAAAACGACTTCTACGACGGGGCCACCAAGATCTCCATCCCGCCGACCATCCTCTTCTCGGTCATCGGCAAGATAGAAGACGCCCGCAGAAGCGTCACCATGGATGCCAAGCGCCCCGGCGACGTCGTTTACCTCCTGGGGAGAACCGGCAACGAACTGGGGGGCTCCGAATATCTGGCATTGCAGGGTGTCATCGGCAACAACGTGCCGACGGTGAACCCCGAAAAGGCCCTCAAGCGCTACAACGCCCTGCACACGGCCATCACCGGCGGGCTTGTGGCCTCCTGCCACGACCTCTCCGACGGCGGCCTCGCCGTGGCCCTGGCCGAGAAGGCCTTTGCCGGCGGTTACGGTATTTCCGCGGATCTGGGCAAGGTTCTCTGGACGGGCGACGACGCCATGCGCAATGATGCGGCTCTGCTCTTCTCCGAGTCGGCGTCACGGCACCTGGTCACGGTGCGTCCCGGGAACCGCGATGCTTTCGAGGCGATCATGGCGGGGAACTGCTTCTCTGCCATCGGTGTGGTGACGGAAGAGGGGGCGGTGCGTATCACGGGCCTTTCCGGCCAGGCGGTGGTCGAAGCAAGCATCGACGAACTGAAAGAAGCGTGGCAGAGCCCGCTGAGGGAGCTGTAA
- a CDS encoding mechanosensitive ion channel family protein, protein MDNILNFLRLEESDHLLLFWLKEILVAVVIFTLFWGLSQVVRYILTSWVPRLTAFTRTGLDDRIIQRVTPPASLLVVFAGLYFAVRSLPLPEKAHVVLSGAVYILNIIVVTVIVERVIAELLEWYGAKLAERHGAGVDRQIIPPLEKIVTIFLVGIALMVTLRHFDYDIVSVLTALGVGSLAIGMAAKDTLANMISGFTLMVDRPFRIGDRIQLTSGQWGDVNDIGLRTTKIKTVDNTLLVIPNSELCNTTLINLAYPDTRAKGRINVGVGYESDVEKVKGIMIQTALDVPEVLPNPAPEAFFVSFGDSALGMSLFFWVEDYTRLFAVTDRINEQIINRFREHGITIPYPTRTVFLEKEN, encoded by the coding sequence GTGGATAACATCCTCAATTTCCTCCGGCTCGAGGAGTCAGATCACCTCCTTCTCTTCTGGTTGAAGGAGATCCTCGTAGCCGTTGTCATATTCACGTTATTTTGGGGTCTTTCCCAGGTGGTTCGCTACATCCTCACCTCCTGGGTGCCCCGGTTGACCGCCTTTACGCGCACCGGCCTCGACGACCGGATCATCCAGCGGGTAACGCCGCCGGCAAGCCTCCTGGTGGTTTTCGCCGGCCTTTACTTTGCGGTACGGTCACTGCCGCTCCCCGAGAAGGCCCATGTGGTTTTGTCGGGAGCGGTATATATCCTCAACATTATCGTCGTCACCGTTATCGTGGAGCGGGTCATTGCGGAGCTCCTCGAATGGTACGGTGCGAAGCTCGCCGAGCGGCACGGTGCCGGAGTTGACCGGCAGATCATCCCCCCCCTGGAAAAGATCGTGACGATTTTTCTGGTGGGAATTGCCCTGATGGTGACGCTCAGGCACTTCGACTATGACATCGTGTCGGTGCTTACGGCTCTTGGCGTCGGCTCCCTCGCCATCGGCATGGCGGCCAAGGACACCCTGGCCAACATGATTTCCGGCTTTACCCTCATGGTTGACCGGCCGTTCCGGATCGGAGACCGGATCCAACTCACCTCCGGCCAATGGGGAGATGTGAACGATATCGGCCTGCGCACCACCAAGATCAAGACCGTCGACAACACGCTTCTTGTCATTCCCAACTCCGAGCTCTGCAATACGACGCTTATCAACCTGGCATATCCCGACACGAGGGCCAAGGGGCGGATAAACGTGGGGGTCGGCTACGAAAGTGACGTGGAAAAGGTTAAGGGGATCATGATTCAAACGGCCCTCGACGTCCCCGAGGTGCTCCCCAATCCTGCTCCGGAGGCGTTTTTCGTTTCCTTTGGCGATAGTGCCCTCGGCATGTCGCTCTTCTTCTGGGTCGAGGATTATACGCGGCTCTTCGCCGTTACCGACCGCATCAACGAACAGATCATCAACCGGTTCAGGGAGCATGGCATCACCATACCCTACCCGACACGGACCGTGTTCCTGGAAAAGGAAAACTAA
- the purB gene encoding adenylosuccinate lyase codes for MIERYSRPEMTRIWEARNRYQKWLDIEIFACEAHAELGNIPREAVERIKAKADFDVERIDEIERTVKHDVIAFLTSVADYIGDDSRFVHLGLTSSDVLDTSFAMLLAEASDLIIDDIKRLMEVIKRRAFEHRDTPMMGRSHGIHAEPVTFGIKMALWYDEMRRNLRRMESARETIAYGKISGAVGTFANIDPRVEEYVCKKGGLKPAPCSTQVIQRDRHAEFFSALAIIASSIEKFAVEIRHLQRTEVLEAEEYFSKGQKGSSAMPHKRNPVLSENLTGLARLIRGYAVSAMENVPLWHERDISHSSVERVIGPDATIVMDFMLNRCIGLIDNLVVYPENMMRNLNLMRGLIFSQRVLLKLANAGASREKAYELVQRNAMKVWEQGKDFQEELLADADVRGFLPEEEIREAFDLNYHLKHVGTIFTRVFGG; via the coding sequence GTGATCGAACGCTACAGTCGTCCTGAAATGACCCGCATCTGGGAAGCGCGCAACCGTTATCAGAAATGGCTCGACATAGAAATCTTCGCTTGTGAGGCCCATGCCGAACTGGGCAATATCCCCCGTGAGGCCGTCGAGCGGATCAAGGCCAAGGCCGACTTCGACGTTGAGCGGATCGACGAGATCGAGCGAACCGTCAAGCACGACGTCATTGCTTTCCTCACCTCCGTCGCCGACTACATCGGCGACGATTCCCGCTTCGTGCACCTGGGTCTTACCTCCTCCGACGTTCTCGATACCTCCTTTGCCATGCTCCTGGCCGAGGCTTCCGACCTCATCATTGATGACATCAAGCGCCTCATGGAGGTGATCAAGCGCCGGGCCTTCGAGCACAGGGATACGCCCATGATGGGACGTTCCCACGGCATCCACGCCGAACCGGTTACCTTCGGCATCAAGATGGCGCTCTGGTACGACGAGATGCGGCGCAACCTCCGCCGGATGGAGTCTGCCCGCGAAACCATCGCCTACGGAAAGATTTCCGGTGCGGTCGGTACCTTTGCCAATATTGATCCGCGGGTAGAGGAATACGTCTGCAAGAAGGGAGGCCTCAAGCCTGCTCCCTGCTCGACCCAGGTGATCCAGCGGGACCGCCATGCCGAGTTCTTCTCGGCCCTAGCCATCATTGCCAGCTCCATCGAAAAATTCGCTGTTGAGATCCGCCATCTCCAGCGTACCGAAGTCCTGGAGGCGGAGGAATACTTCAGCAAGGGGCAGAAAGGCTCCTCGGCAATGCCCCACAAGCGCAACCCCGTCCTTTCCGAGAACCTCACCGGCCTGGCCCGCCTCATACGGGGCTACGCGGTTTCGGCCATGGAGAACGTGCCGCTCTGGCACGAGAGAGACATCTCCCACTCGTCGGTGGAGCGGGTCATCGGTCCCGATGCCACCATCGTCATGGATTTCATGCTCAACCGCTGCATCGGCCTCATCGACAACCTTGTCGTCTACCCCGAGAACATGATGCGTAACCTCAACCTCATGCGGGGGCTCATCTTCTCCCAGCGGGTGCTTCTGAAGTTGGCCAATGCGGGCGCATCCCGCGAGAAGGCCTATGAGCTTGTCCAGCGCAACGCCATGAAGGTCTGGGAGCAGGGGAAGGATTTCCAGGAAGAACTTCTGGCCGATGCCGACGTGCGTGGCTTTCTTCCCGAGGAGGAAATCCGCGAGGCCTTTGACCTCAACTATCACCTGAAGCATGTGGGCACCATCTTCACGAGGGTCTTTGGTGGATAA
- a CDS encoding MBL fold metallo-hydrolase, with translation MRVCLLASGSKGNSLFVESDGTRVLIDAGLSAREIVRRLAVIEVEPADLDGLFISHEHVDHVRGVGVLARKYRLPVHVSYPTHHEVREGFGDAPVVEFESGYSFGFRDLLIDPFPITHDACDPVGFTIESKEGKVGIATDLGTATRLVADKLKRCRVLVLESNHDEEMLMGGPYPWHLKQRIKSRHGHLSNNDSAALLAEVLHPGLEGLFLAHLSEVNNDPAVAKEVAENLLVAQTTCSPRLIVGDQYRPSETLTL, from the coding sequence GTGAGGGTCTGTCTGCTTGCCAGCGGAAGCAAGGGAAATTCTTTGTTTGTCGAATCGGACGGGACCAGAGTCCTCATCGATGCCGGCCTTTCAGCCAGGGAAATTGTCCGTCGTCTAGCCGTTATCGAAGTTGAACCTGCTGACCTTGACGGGCTTTTCATAAGCCATGAGCACGTGGACCATGTGAGAGGGGTCGGAGTGCTTGCCCGGAAATACCGGTTGCCAGTCCATGTCAGTTACCCGACCCATCACGAGGTCCGGGAGGGATTCGGTGACGCCCCCGTGGTCGAATTCGAGTCGGGCTATTCGTTCGGCTTCAGGGATTTGCTCATCGACCCTTTTCCCATCACCCACGATGCCTGTGACCCGGTGGGATTCACCATCGAAAGCAAGGAAGGGAAGGTGGGGATTGCCACTGACCTCGGCACGGCGACACGGCTTGTGGCGGATAAGCTCAAGAGATGCCGTGTTCTCGTTCTCGAGTCGAACCACGATGAAGAGATGCTGATGGGCGGCCCCTATCCATGGCATCTCAAGCAGCGGATCAAGTCCCGTCATGGTCATCTGTCCAACAACGATTCGGCGGCACTTCTTGCCGAGGTCCTTCACCCCGGTCTAGAAGGTCTGTTCCTCGCCCACCTTTCCGAGGTCAACAACGACCCTGCCGTGGCCAAGGAAGTGGCGGAGAATCTTCTGGTCGCTCAGACCACCTGCTCGCCCCGCCTCATCGTCGGGGACCAATACCGTCCCAGTGAAACGCTGACCCTCTGA
- a CDS encoding ATP-binding protein, giving the protein MKKTLEKRIIIFAFIILFLTIAANSGMDIVGFRRDYIQALIMRSQSLGSSLRANLEKVVGLGIDVKDIEGLNDKCREVVASSPEVAYCIITDSEGNILHLNDPVYRNIRFDIIRRAFTTRLDQNIHLIGDDGSYYDTVTPVRSPDGKQVALIHIGFSVHVVSAKVQVIIIRSLLLLAVVFLVSFSLVVIFVKRNIGQPIAALLAGVRKVSEGEFNHRINQLPVYEFNELASSVNLMSDTLKNREEEIRSNYQELENIHNDLHSSYLKLESLSLDLEKSEELYKSLLEDASDAIVVTDENDMVKMVNKMAEDFFGHDAAELVGLSLSRMLTLVGTQNSSIVYNFFQVAGTGKHVAEEIKFLRKDKELVVGLIHANIVTIGAERLIQAIIRDVTREREILLNLEKSAADLARLNKMKDSFLGIASHELKTPLTVIMGYAELILTDPPCQVDPNIIDMVNNIAGAANRLDNIVKDMVDVSMIDEKRLQLKLSEVDVNRLVEDSLNELRFFVSMRKQQLVFELDDAIPAIKGDTVRLMQLLSNVIGNAIKFTPDGGRIMVSTRAKYILRSKQIPTVDPVQSLVNIGKDQHLYVEITVADTGIGIDIDDQLRIFDKFYEAGNIEEHSSGKVAFKSRGAGLGLSISKGIVEMHGGEIWVESPGYNPDQFPGSTFHIVLPLNPITGDGTIDYLNLLK; this is encoded by the coding sequence ATGAAAAAAACTCTAGAAAAAAGAATAATCATCTTCGCCTTCATTATTCTTTTTCTCACGATTGCCGCAAATTCAGGTATGGATATCGTGGGGTTCAGAAGAGACTACATTCAGGCCCTTATCATGAGGTCTCAAAGCCTCGGTTCATCTCTGCGGGCGAATTTGGAAAAGGTGGTGGGGCTCGGTATCGATGTCAAAGACATCGAGGGATTGAATGATAAATGTCGCGAAGTTGTCGCATCGAGCCCTGAAGTTGCCTACTGTATTATTACTGACAGTGAGGGGAATATCCTTCACCTGAACGATCCTGTCTACCGGAACATCCGTTTCGATATTATTCGAAGGGCATTTACAACCCGCCTCGATCAGAACATCCACCTCATCGGTGACGACGGTTCCTACTACGATACCGTTACGCCGGTTCGCTCCCCTGACGGAAAGCAAGTCGCCCTCATACACATTGGTTTTTCGGTACATGTCGTGTCCGCGAAGGTGCAGGTGATAATCATTCGTTCGCTACTCCTTCTTGCGGTTGTCTTCCTGGTCTCATTTTCGTTGGTGGTGATTTTTGTCAAGCGAAACATCGGCCAGCCCATTGCTGCTCTTCTGGCTGGTGTCAGGAAGGTATCGGAAGGAGAGTTCAATCACCGGATTAATCAATTGCCTGTTTATGAATTCAATGAATTGGCCAGCAGCGTGAATCTCATGTCTGATACCCTCAAGAATCGCGAAGAGGAGATACGGAGCAATTATCAGGAACTGGAAAATATCCACAACGACCTTCATTCCTCGTATCTCAAGCTGGAGAGCCTGAGCCTCGACCTGGAAAAATCGGAGGAACTCTACAAATCGCTTCTCGAAGATGCAAGTGATGCCATTGTCGTCACTGACGAAAACGACATGGTCAAGATGGTCAACAAAATGGCTGAAGACTTCTTTGGCCATGATGCGGCCGAACTTGTCGGATTATCCCTTAGTCGTATGCTCACGCTGGTGGGAACCCAGAATTCCTCGATTGTCTACAATTTTTTTCAGGTGGCGGGGACTGGTAAGCATGTGGCGGAAGAAATTAAGTTCCTCAGGAAGGACAAAGAATTAGTGGTTGGTCTCATTCACGCCAACATCGTCACCATTGGTGCAGAACGGCTGATTCAGGCCATCATCCGTGACGTCACCCGTGAGCGAGAAATTCTGCTGAACCTTGAGAAGAGTGCAGCCGACTTGGCACGCCTTAATAAGATGAAGGATTCGTTCCTCGGCATAGCATCCCACGAACTCAAGACTCCCCTCACGGTTATCATGGGGTATGCGGAGCTTATCCTGACGGACCCGCCTTGCCAGGTCGATCCCAATATCATCGACATGGTGAACAACATTGCCGGTGCCGCTAACCGACTCGACAACATCGTCAAGGACATGGTCGACGTCTCGATGATCGACGAGAAACGGTTGCAGTTGAAACTCAGCGAGGTTGATGTGAACCGGTTGGTGGAGGATTCCCTGAATGAACTCCGCTTTTTTGTGTCCATGCGCAAGCAACAATTGGTTTTTGAGCTTGATGATGCTATTCCGGCCATCAAGGGGGACACGGTTCGACTCATGCAACTCCTTTCGAATGTGATCGGCAATGCCATCAAGTTCACTCCCGATGGAGGACGGATTATGGTTTCCACGCGAGCCAAGTATATTTTGCGCTCCAAGCAGATTCCAACGGTGGATCCGGTCCAGTCGCTGGTCAATATCGGCAAGGACCAGCATCTCTATGTGGAGATAACCGTGGCCGACACGGGGATTGGTATCGACATCGACGACCAGCTCAGAATATTTGACAAGTTCTATGAAGCGGGAAATATCGAGGAACACTCCTCGGGAAAAGTTGCCTTCAAGTCGCGTGGGGCCGGCCTCGGTCTTTCGATCTCCAAGGGAATAGTAGAAATGCATGGCGGTGAAATCTGGGTCGAATCGCCCGGCTACAACCCCGACCAATTTCCCGGCTCCACCTTTCACATCGTACTCCCCCTCAACCCCATAACCGGTGACGGGACCATCGATTATCTCAACCTTCTCAAGTAG
- the gap gene encoding type I glyceraldehyde-3-phosphate dehydrogenase, protein MALRVAINGFGRIGRSVLRAAIKEKGIEFVAINDLTDAKTLAHLLKYDSVHGPFPGKVEAGNGEIIVNGKPIKILAVRNPEELPWKKEKIDVVLESTGLFTSREKAELHLKAGAKKIIISAPATNEDITIVMGVNSNLYDPKKHNIISNASCTTNCLAPVAKVLHETFGIEKGLVTTVHSYTNDQQILDLPHKDLRRARAAAMSMIPTSTGAAKAVALVLPELKGKLDGMAIRVPTPNVSVVDLVVTLSKKADADKVNAALKKASKGSLKGVLGFSEEPLVSIDFNGNPLSSIVDAGCTKVIEGNMVKVLSWYDNETGFSHRVVDLMKLIA, encoded by the coding sequence ATGGCTCTAAGGGTTGCAATCAACGGCTTCGGTAGAATCGGGCGTTCCGTACTCCGTGCGGCAATCAAGGAGAAAGGTATCGAGTTTGTCGCCATCAACGACCTCACCGATGCCAAGACCCTAGCACACCTGCTCAAGTATGACTCTGTTCACGGACCGTTTCCCGGCAAAGTCGAAGCCGGCAATGGTGAAATCATAGTCAACGGCAAACCGATCAAGATCCTTGCCGTAAGGAATCCTGAGGAACTCCCCTGGAAGAAGGAAAAGATCGACGTGGTCCTCGAGTCAACCGGTCTGTTCACCTCCCGTGAAAAGGCCGAACTTCACCTGAAAGCAGGCGCAAAAAAAATTATCATCTCCGCTCCTGCCACCAACGAGGACATCACCATCGTCATGGGTGTCAACAGCAACCTCTATGACCCCAAGAAGCACAACATCATCTCAAATGCTTCCTGCACCACCAACTGCCTGGCGCCGGTTGCCAAGGTGTTGCACGAAACCTTCGGCATCGAAAAAGGCCTGGTGACGACGGTTCACTCCTACACCAACGACCAGCAGATCCTTGACCTTCCCCATAAAGACCTGCGCCGGGCCCGCGCGGCCGCCATGTCCATGATTCCGACCTCCACTGGCGCTGCCAAGGCAGTCGCCCTTGTGCTGCCCGAGTTGAAGGGGAAACTGGATGGCATGGCAATTCGCGTCCCGACCCCCAACGTCTCGGTCGTTGACCTCGTTGTTACCCTTTCCAAGAAGGCAGATGCCGACAAAGTAAACGCGGCCCTGAAAAAGGCCTCCAAGGGTTCCCTCAAGGGTGTTCTGGGCTTTTCGGAGGAACCTCTCGTCTCCATCGACTTCAATGGCAATCCCCTCTCCTCCATCGTTGATGCCGGCTGCACCAAGGTGATCGAGGGGAACATGGTCAAGGTTCTTTCCTGGTATGACAACGAAACAGGCTTCTCCCACCGCGTCGTTGATCTCATGAAACTCATCGCATAA
- the pgk gene encoding phosphoglycerate kinase, with the protein MAIRYIDEIESLKGKKVFIRVDFNVPLDEHQNITEDTRIRAVLPTINFALDAGAKVILASHLGRPKGERKPKYSMAPAAKRLSRLLNKEVQLAPDCIGDEVKKMIDAMKPGEVLLLENVRFYEGEEKNDADFAKALANDCEIYINDAFAVSHRAHASVEAITKFFPVVAAGFLMNNEINYFEKAMQKPIRPLVAILGGAKVSGKLEVLESLVNKVDKIIIGGGMAFTFLKALGYNVGKSLVEEELLEIALTTYTKAREKGVKFYLPVDCVAADRFNPEAETKVTTIQEIPEEWMALDIGPATVTLFTEALQNAKTIIWNGPMGVFEMDAFSRGTFAMVSAVANSYALTIVGGGDTDSAVHRAGEYAKISYISTGGGAFLELLEGKHLPGIKVLEENGK; encoded by the coding sequence ATGGCAATCCGCTATATCGACGAAATCGAAAGTCTCAAGGGGAAAAAGGTATTTATCAGGGTCGACTTCAACGTTCCTCTGGATGAACATCAGAATATAACCGAAGACACCCGGATCCGGGCCGTCCTTCCCACTATCAACTTTGCCCTTGATGCGGGCGCCAAGGTAATTCTTGCATCCCACTTGGGTCGCCCAAAGGGTGAGCGAAAACCGAAGTATTCCATGGCTCCGGCGGCCAAGCGCCTCTCGCGCCTGCTCAACAAGGAAGTGCAACTGGCTCCCGACTGCATCGGCGATGAAGTCAAGAAGATGATCGACGCCATGAAACCGGGCGAAGTCCTTCTACTCGAAAACGTCCGTTTCTACGAGGGCGAAGAGAAAAATGACGCCGATTTCGCCAAGGCCCTGGCCAACGACTGTGAAATATACATCAACGACGCCTTTGCCGTCTCCCACAGGGCCCACGCATCCGTCGAAGCCATCACGAAGTTTTTCCCGGTCGTCGCTGCCGGTTTCCTCATGAACAATGAGATTAATTATTTCGAGAAGGCGATGCAAAAGCCCATCAGGCCCTTGGTCGCCATTCTCGGCGGGGCCAAGGTTTCCGGAAAACTTGAGGTATTGGAAAGCCTGGTCAACAAGGTAGACAAGATTATCATTGGCGGCGGCATGGCCTTCACGTTCCTCAAAGCCCTCGGCTATAACGTCGGCAAATCGCTGGTGGAGGAAGAACTGCTGGAAATCGCCCTCACTACCTACACCAAGGCCCGTGAAAAAGGCGTGAAATTCTATCTACCGGTCGACTGCGTTGCGGCCGACCGCTTCAACCCCGAGGCTGAAACCAAAGTGACGACCATTCAGGAAATCCCCGAGGAGTGGATGGCACTCGACATCGGACCGGCAACCGTGACCCTCTTCACGGAAGCGCTCCAGAACGCCAAAACCATTATCTGGAATGGTCCCATGGGCGTATTCGAGATGGATGCCTTCTCCCGCGGAACCTTTGCCATGGTTTCGGCCGTGGCCAACTCCTATGCTCTCACCATCGTCGGAGGAGGAGACACCGATTCAGCCGTCCATCGCGCGGGGGAATACGCGAAGATCAGCTACATTTCCACAGGCGGCGGCGCGTTCCTGGAACTCCTCGAAGGGAAGCATCTTCCCGGCATCAAAGTGCTGGAAGAAAACGGCAAGTAG